ATGCCAATGTGCCCGATGCGATCCGCGATGCTCGCGGAGCTGGTCCTGGGGCCGGTCTTGCGGCGGGCTTGCAAGAATGAGCCAGCTCGCCTCCGACACGGCGATGGTGCTGGCGGCGGGGCTAGGCAAGCGTATGCGCCCGCTGACGGCCACCCAGCCCAAGCCAATGGTGCGGGTCGCGGGCAAGCCGCTGATCGATCACACGCTCGATCGGTTGCGCGATGCCGGCGTGGCGAAGGCGGTGGTCAACGTCCATTACCTGGCCGACAATCTCGAAGCGCATCTCAGGGATCGTACCGCACCCGCCGTCACCCTATCGGATGAGCGCGACCTGCTGCTGGAAACCGGCGGCGGGATGGTGGCTGCGCAAGACCTGCTGCCCGATCCGTTCTTCTGCCTGAACTCCGACAACGTCTGGCTGGAAGGCCCGCGCAACTGCTTTGCTGACCTTTCCGCGCACTGGGATGCGGCGCGGATGGACGCGTTGCTGCTGCTGGTGCCGCACAAGGGCGCTTACAACTTCCGCGGTTCCGGCGATTTTCACATGGACGGCGCGGGCCGGGTGAGCCGGCGCCAGGATCGCCGCGTGGCGCCCTACATCTTCACTGGCATCCAGCTTGCGTCCAAGCGCCTGCTGCGCGACGCGCCGGAGGGTGCGTTCTCCACCAACCTGCTGTGGAACCGCGCGATGGAGGAGGGCCGGCTGTTCGGCATACCGTTTACCGGCCAGTGGTTCGAGGTCGGCACGCCAGACGCGATTCTGCCCACCGAGGCCATGCTGCGCGATGGCTGAGGCACGCGCGCCGCAGATCTATTCCATCGCCGCCCACCGCGGGTTTGCCGATGCGCTGGTGGCGGGTTTGGTGCCGCGTTATGCGGATCCCGACGTCGGACTCGCCCGGTTGACCCTGCTGCTGCCCTCCGCGCGCGCGGCCCGCACCGTTACCGAGGCATTCGTGCGTCATGCGGGGGCGACCGGCACGCCGGGCCTGCTGATGCCGCGCATGGTGATGGTCGGCGATCTCGATCTTGACGAGGCACTTGGCCCGGTGTTCGATTCGCTCGGCGCAGGCGCGGCGATCCCGCCCGCCGCGGATTCCACCCGGCGCTGGCTGCGGCTGGCGCAATTCGTGGCCGAGGCGGGCGCAAAGCTGGGGCGCGATCCGCTGACCGCCGGGGCGCGGCTGCGGCTGGCGCAGGACATCGCCACATCGATGGATCGGCTGCTGGTGGAGGAGATCGAGGTCGAGAGCCTGTGGGAGGATCGGGTCCTCTCCGCGCTGGAGGATAACGCCATCCACTGGCGTGAGAACACCAAGCTGTTCTACGCGGTCAGCAAGATGTGGCAGGCGGAACTGGCCGCGCGCGGAGAGCTGGACGCCGCCGCCCGGCGCAACCTGCTGTTCCGCGAGGCAGCGCGCCGTATGCGCGACACGCCGCCCGCCACCCCCTATGTCGCTGCCGGCGTCACCAGCGCCGCCCCGGCACTGGCGAGGCTGCTGCGCACCGTCAGCGAGCTGCCGCAGGGCGCCGTCATCCTGCCCGACCTGGACCTGTCGATGGACGATGCGGTGTGGGACGAACTGGGCGGCGCTGGCGACCCCGAGGCGCAGACGCCCTTTGCGCGCGGCGATGCGGTTACCCATCCGCAGTATCACCTGAAGCTGCTGCTCAATCGCATGGGCGTGGCCCGCGCCGAGGTGCAGCCGTGGCATCGGGCTGGCCTTTCCAAGGGTCCGCCCGAGCGCAGCCATGCGATCTCCAGCCTGTTCCTGCCGCCTGATGCGAGCAAGGCCTGGGTCGATCTGCCTGCCAACCGCCGGCGCATGACAGGCGTGCGCCTGGTCGAAGCGGCCAATCCGGAGGAGGAAGCGCAGGCCATCGCCCTGCTGGTGCGCGAGGCGGTAGAGGCACCGAAACGCCGCGTGGCCGTCGTCACGCCCGATCGCGGGCTGGCGGCGCGGGTGGTGCAGCATCTGCGGCGGTGGAACATCATGGCCGACGATTCCGCGGGCCGCCCCCTGTCGCAGACAGCCGCCGGCCGGGTGATCCTGTTGCTGGCGGAAATTGCCGCCGAACGCGCCGCACCGGTGCCGCTGATCGCCTTGCTGGAACATCCGCTGGCGGCGGCGGGGGAGGGGCGGCCTGACTGGCTCGACGCGGCAAGGGCGTTCGAGCTCAAACTGCGCGGCCCGCGCAAGACGCCGGGGCTGGAATCGCTTCGGGCTTTGGCAGACGAGGCCAAGGTAGCTGACTGGTGGGGACGCGTCGAAGACATCCTGGCACCGCTGGTGGAACAGGTGGCCGACCGCGGGCTGGCCGACTGGCTCGACCTGCTGGCCGAGGCGGGCGAGGCGTTGTGCGGCACCGACCTCTGGGCGCGCGAGGACGGGCGGGCGCTGGCCGCCTTCATCGAGGACCTGCGCCTGCAGACGCGCGAAGTGCCAGTGGCGCTGGAACCGGCAGATTTGCCGCCCGTGCTGCGCGATGCGATGGACGATGTCGCCGTTCGCCCGTCTTACGGCGGCCATCCGCGCGTGGCGATACTCGGCTTGCTGGAGGCGCGCATGACGCGTGCCGACCTGGTGATCTGTGCCGGCCTGAACGAAGGCACCTGGCCGCCGACACCCTCGGTCGATCCGTTGCTTGCCCCCGGCGTGCTGCGCGCGCTCGGCGTGCCCGGAGCGGACTTTCGCATCGGTCTTGCCGCGCACGATCTTGCCGGAGCGCTTGGCGCGCCCGAGGTGGTGCTGAGCCGCGCCCGGCGCGAGGTTTCCGGCCCTGCCATCGCCAGCCGGTTCCTGCTGCGGGTGCGCGCCCTGCTAGGCCAGCGGATGACCGAGGAGGCGAGCGATCGCTCGATCGTGGACCTCGCGCGGGCGGTGGACGATGGGCGCAATCACGATCCTGCGCCGCACCCGCAACCGCGCGTCGTGCCCCGCGCCGATCAACGCCTGCCGCCAAAGGGGATCAGCGTGACCGCGCTCGATCGCCTGCGTTCCGATCCTTACGAATATTATGCCGGCAAGATCCTGCGTCTGGACCAGCTGGACGGCGTCGATGCCGATCCCGGCCCGGCGTGGCAGGGCACGCTGGCCCATGCGATCCTGCAGGATTGGCACGACGGCAAGGGTTCGCTCGACGACCTGGCCGACCGGCATCTGCAGGCGCTTTCCGCGCATCCGCTGCTTGCCGCGCTGTGGCGGCCACGGCTCGTCCGCGCATTGGAATGGGTGGCGCTGTCGCTGGATGAGCAACCCGGGCGCACGCCTCTGGCGGTCGAGGCATGGGGCGAGATGGCGGTGCAGGGTGTGCGCGTGTTCGGCAAGGCCGACCGCATCGACCGGATGCCAGGTGGCGCGCTGGCCGTGGTGGACTACAAGACCGGTGCACCGCCTGCGGGTGCCGAGGTGGAAGCGGGCTATGCCCTGCAACTTGGCACCCTGGGCCTGATCGTGCGCGCCGGGGGCTTTGCCGATCTGGCGGGAACGCCCGAGACGTTCGAATACTGGTCGCTCGGCCGCGATGCCAAGAGCGTGACCGGTTTCGGCTATGTCACCACGCCGCTGCTGGAAGGCAACAAGCGCAGCGGCATCGCGCCCGGCGAGTTTCTTCCGGTCACGGAGCGCTTCCTGCTGGATGCGCTGGATAGCTGGATCCTTGGCGATGCGCCCTTCGTGGCCCGGCTCAATCCTGATGCGCCGGGGTATGCGACTTACGACCAGCTGATGCGCCTTGCCGAATGGCAGGGGAGGGAGGCCCAGGCATGAGCGGAAAGGTCTTTCGCCTGCAGGACAACCAGGCCGCCGCCGTCGCGCCGCACGACAGCGTGTGGCTGTCTGCCAGCGCGGGCACCGGCAAGACGCAGGTATTGTCGGCCCGCGTGCTGCGCCTGTTGCTGACCGACGGGGTCGCGCCCGAACAGATCCTTTGCCTCACCTTTACCAAGGCCGGTGCCGCGGAAATGGCGACGCGCGTCAACGAAGTGCTGGCGAACTGGGTGCGGATGCCGGCGACGGAACTCGCTGCCGATCTCGATGCAATCGGCGCGACGGGCGACCCCGCCACCATCGCCCGGGCCCGCACGCTGTTCGCCAGCGTGCTCGATTGTCCCGGGGGCGGCCTGCGGATCGACACCATCCACGCCTTTGCCCAGTGGCTGCTATCGGCTTTCCCCGAGGAAGCGGGTCTGGTCCCCGGCACCCGCCCGATGGAGGATCGCGACCGCGACCTGCTGGCCGCGCAGGTGCTGGCCGACCAGCTGGTCGCATGGCGTGACACCGATCCCGCTGCCGTCGCGGCGCTGGAGGGTCTGTCGTTGCGCATGGGGCCGGACGGTGCGCGCGCGTGGCTGCTGCGCTGTGCGCAGGCGCGGGCGGCCTGGTTCGGACCTGGCGCGTGGCAGCCGCCGATGGCGGCGCGGGTGCGCCAGTTGCTTGGTCTGCCTGCCGATGCCGACGCCGCCAGCCTGTGCGATCTGTGTCATGACGAGGCCGAGTGCACCGCGCTGCTAAGACAGGTCATGTGGGCCTACGATGGCTGGGGCGCGGCCAGCGGGCAGAAGTTTGCCGGGCTGATCGGCGAGTGGCTGCTGGGTTCGCCGGAGGACCGCTTTGCCGCCACCGGCGCGCTGCTGGGCGAGCTTTTCAACGACAAGGGTCTGCTCAAGTATCAATCGAACCTCGAGAAGAAGGATGCCTCCGTCACCGCGCTGGCGGAACAGGCGCGCGAACGACTGGCGGGCGTCGCGGCGCAGGCCAGCCTGCTCGCCCTGGTCGATGTCATCACCCCCGCGCTGGAGGTAGGCCGCAAATACGCGCTCGCCTGGGACGAGGCCAAATCGCGCGAGGGACTGGTCGATTTCGACGATCTCATCGCCAAGGCCGCCGCCCTGCTGGTCAATCGCGACATGTCGGCCTGGATCCGCTACAAGCTGGACCGCCGCTTCGATCATATCCTGGTGGACGAGGCGCAGGACACCAACGCGTCGCAGTGGGCCATCATCGACGCGTTGACCGACGATTTCTTCGCCGGCGCGGGGCAGGCGGAGGATCGGCTGCGCACGATCTTCGTGGTGGGGGATTACAAGCAGGCGATCTTCGGATTTCAGGGCACCAGCCCGGAAAACTTTGCCGCCGCGCGCAACCGTTATGCAGAGCTGCTGCGGGTGCGGCGGGAGAACGCGATCGGCGCGCAGAACGTGCGCGTGCTCAACGCCTTGCAGGATCTGGGGCTGGGCCGCTCCTACCGCACGTCGCAACCCGTGCTCGACCTGGTGGATCGTGCCATTGCGGCGATCGGCCACACCGCCATCGGCCTTGATCGCCCGCCCGAACGGCACGTGGGGTTTGAACGCGAGGGGCTGGTCACGCTGTGGCAGCCGGTGCCAGGCCTGCCTGAAGATGCCGAGGACGAGAGCGGCGGCCCGGAAATCCGCGTGTCGGAGCCAGAGCGTCGCATGGCGGACCGCATCGCCGCGCAGGTGAAACAGTGGCTCGATCACGGTTATCCGCTGGTCAAGAACCCCGACGCGCCGCGAAACGCCACGCCGGGTGACATCATGGTGCTGGTGCGCAAGCGCAAGGAACTGGCCGGCCTGATCGTCGCGCGGCTGCACGCGGCAGGCGTCCGCGTGGCGGGCGTCGACCGCCTGCGCCTCGGCGCGCCGCTGGCCGTGCAGGACCTGATGGCCGCCTTGCGCTTCGCCGCACAGCCGTTCGACGATCTCGCGCTCGCCTGCCTGCTGGTCTCGCCGATATTCGGCTGGTCGCAGGAAGACCTGCTGGAGCACGGTTTCCGCCCCAAGGGCCGCCCCCTGTGGAGCCACCTGCGCCGCAGCGATGCGCCCCTCGCCAGGATGGCCGTGGAACGGCTCGGGCAACTGCTTCGCATTGCCGATTACGAACCGCCACAGGCGATGGTTCACTGGATGCTGGTCGGCCCGTGGCAGGCGCGGGGCAAGCTGGTCGCGCGGCTGGGGCGCGAGGCGAACGACCCGATCGACGAACTGTTGAACGCGGCCCTGCAGTTCGCTTCTGCCAACACCCCCTCGTTGCAAGGGTTCATCCGCTGGTTCGACGCCGGCGAAGGCGAATTGAAGCGCGAGGCAGAGGGCGCGGGTGACATGGTGCGGGTCATGACCGTCCACGGATCGAAGGGATTGCAGGCGCCGATCGTGATCCTCGCCGATGCCTGCGGCGATCCGGACGCATCGCGCACCTCCGGCCTGTCGCTGGAAGAAAACCTGCCGGGCGGCGGCGGGCGCACGCTGCCGCTGCCGCCGCTGACGAAGGACGAGCGGGTGGGCCGCGTGGCAGAGGCTGCCGAGGCCGCCCGGGCGGCAGAGCGCGAGGAACACTGGCGCCTGCTCTACGTCGCCATGACCCGGGCAGAGGAAGCGTTGTTCATCGGCGGCGCGCTGGGCAAGCGCGAAAAGGCACCGGCGCAGGACAGCTGGTACGCACGGCTCGAACCGCTGTTCGGTGGCGAGTGGATTGACGATCCGATCTGGGGCGCGCGGGCCGAGCTGGGCGAACGTCCGCCGCCGGTGGAACGGCGATACCAGACCGACCTCGGGCTGCGCCAGCCGTTGCCGGAATGGGCGACGCGGACCGTGGGCGAGGAACCGCGCCCGCCGCGTCCGCTTGCCCCCTCCGCCAGCGCCGACGATACAAGCGCCGACCCGCCGTTGCCGGTGGAACAGGCGGCCATCGCGGCGCGGCGCGGGGTGCTGATCCACGCGCTTCTCGAGCGTCTGCCCGACGTTCCGCATGATCTGCGCCAGGCCGGGGGCCGGGCGTGGCTGGAGCGTCATGGACCGGACCTGTCGGCCGAAGAGCGGAGCGAGATGCTGGACCGCGCGCTGGCCGTGCTCGATCATCCCGATTTCGCCGATCTTTTCGGACCCGATGCCCTGGCGGAGGTTCCGCTTGCCGCGACGGTGGGCGACCAGGTCATCGCGGGCACGGCCGACCGGTTGCTGGTGACGCCTTCGCGCATTCTCGTGGCCGATTTCAAGACGGCCCGCCGGCCGCCCGAATCGCTGGACCAGGTGCCGCAATCCACGCTGGCGCAGATGGGCGCCTACGCCGCGGCGCTCGGGGTGATCTACCCCGGGCGCACGGTGGAAGCGGCGGTGCTGTATACGCAGGCACCGCGCATGATCGTGATCCCCCGGCACGTGCTTGCGGACAACGTCCCGCGCGCAAAAGCGCAAGACGGGACACCCTAAAGGAAAGCTATCGGCTTTGCCGCGTTGCCTTGTAACGAATTCGCCCCACATGGGACGCCAACCAATCAGGAGATTTCACATGGCCACCAAGACAGTCACCGACGCAAGCTTCCAGGCCGACGTCCTCGAAGCCGACAAGCCGGTACTCGTCGATTTCTGGGCGGACTGGTGCGGCCCGTGCAAGATGATCGCCCCCGCGCTGGAGGAACTGAGCGAGGAGATGGCGGACAAGATCACCATTGCCAAGATGGACATCATGGAAAACCCCAACGTTCCCGGCAAGATGGGCGTCCAGTCGATCCCGTTCCTCGTCCTGTTCAAGGATGGCCAGCCGGTCGCCCAGCAGATGGGTGCCGCACCGAAGAACGCCCTGAAGGGATGGCTGGAATCCCAGCTCTGACGTTTCAGGGCTGGGGCATGGCGGCCAGACGCGCCGCCATACCGTCCCACAAGGCGGGCGAGGCGGCGCCGATCAGCCCGCCGTACACGTCGCCATCCACGCGGTAGGGTGAGCCGTCTGGCCGCGCGGCTCGCCCGCCCGCCTCGTTGAGCCACAATGCGCCGGCGGCATGGTCCCAGGCCAAGGTTCGTTCGAACAGCGATACGTCGTTGATGCCCAGCGCGAGGCGCGGGTATTGCTCGGCGGCGCAGTAGGGGATGTCGGTCAGGCGATATTGCGGGCAGATATGCTCCATCGTCGCGGCGCGCTTCGCCGGGTCCATGAACACCAGCGAGATCGCCGCCACGGGCGGTAGCTCGCCAGTCTCCCGCGCCGCGATCCGGGTTCCGTCCACAAAGGCGCCGCCGCCAAGGTGTGCGGCGCAGAAACGGCCCGTCAGGCAATCGAAGATCCAGCCGCTTTGCGCCAGGCCACCCTCGGCCCGCGCGATCAGGATGCCGAAAGGCGGCTTGCCATTGGCGTAGTTACGGGTTCCGTCGATCGGGTCGACGATCCAGCACGCTCCCGACAGGTGGCGGCGCTCCTCTGGATCGGCATGGCAGCCTTCCTCTCCCACCACCGGCAGGTCGGCAATCCTGGCCAGCCCTTCACGCAGCAGTGCCTCGCTCTCGCGATCGGCGATGGTCACGGGATCGTTCCCGCCCTTGTCCTCGATGTCGTGCGCGGCAAGGTTGCGGTAGCGCGGCAGGATGACCCGCTCGGTCACCTCGCGCATCAGGGCCAGTATCTCGCGGTCCAGAGTGCTCACGAACGATAATCGGCGTTGATCGCGATGTAGCCGTGCGTCAGGTCGCAGGTCCATACGGTGGCGCTGCCATCCCCGATGCCGAGATCGACGGTGATGTCCACCTCCTCGCCCGCAAGGTGCGCCGCTACGGGCGCCTCGTCGTAATCCTCCACCGGCAGGCCGTTGCGCGCTGCCCAGTGGCCGCCGAACGCGATCGAGAGCGTGTCGCGGTTCGCCGGTTCGCCGGCCTTGCCGACCGCCATGACCACGCGGCCCCAGTTGGCATCGCCGCCCGCGATGGCGGTTTTGACCAGCGGCGAGTTGGCGACCGCAAGACCCACGCGCCGCGCGCTTTCGTCATCCTCGGCGCCGCTAATGCTGACGGAAATGAACTTCGTCGCACCCTCGCCATCGCGCACTACCAAGTGGGCGAGCTGGCGGCATACATCGTGCAAGGCGGCGGCAAAGGCATCGGCGCCCGGATCGTCGAACCCGGTCAGCGGCTGGTTGCCCGCAGCACCCGTAGCAAAGGCGAGCACGGTGTCACTGGTCGATGTATCGCTGTCGACGGTGATGCAGCTGAAGGTGGAACGGTTGGCGGCGGCGAGGCAGGATTGCAGGAAGGCCGGCTCCACCGCCGCGTCGGTGAAGATATAGCCCAGCATTGTCGCCATGTCGGGGGCGATCATGCCGCTGCCCTTGACGATGGCGTTGAGCGTTACCCGCACGTCGCCCAGCATGGCGGTTGCCGTCGCCCCCTTGGCAAAGGTATCCGTCGTGCCGATGGTCTGCGCGGCCACCTCGTAGGATACTTCCGGAGCGTCCAGCGCGGCCGCCACCCCCGCCTCTGCCTTGTCCTTGGGCAACGGCACGCCGATTACCCCGGTTGACGAGACGAACACGTCCGAGGGCCGGCAGTCCAGGCGATGCGCGACCTGCGCCATGATCGCCTCCACCGCCTCGCGCCCGCGATAGCCGGTAAACGCGTTGGAATTGCCCGCGTTGACGACCAGCGCGCGCCCGCGGCCCAGCCGCACCTGCTCGCGCCCCATCTCGACCTCAGTCGAACAGCACACGTTTTGCGTGAACACGCCCGCCACCGTGGTGCCCTCGACCAGCTCGACATAGGTCAGGTCGGCGCGGTCCCAGGACTTGTAGCGCGCGCGGGCCACGCGCAGGCTGACGCCGGCGATGGGCTGCATTTCGGGGAAGGGCCGGGCGAGGGGAGAGCGGGCTATGTCCATTGACTTTGCGCCCTATTGTGCCCGATGCGGCGCTGCAAGCTATGACAGGAGAGCGGGCCGATGCGGTCACACATTGCCACGGTCGTTGCAGCACTTTCGCTGACCTGTCCGCTGGCCGCAGCGGCCCAGGATACATCCGGCACGTCCCCGCGCCCATTGGCGTCTCCCGGCGAGTGGATCGACCCCCAGGACTATCCGGCCGAGGCGCTTCGTCAGAACGCCGCGGGCGTGACTGGCGTGCGGTTGCAGATCGATCCTCGCGGCATGGTCAGGAAATGCACGGTGGTCTCTTCCAGCGGTCACGCAATCCTTGACGACACGGCCTGCCTCCGGCTCGAGCAGCGCGGCGAGTTCGAGCCCGCGCGGGACGGCGAAGGCAATCGCACGGACAGCACCTGGTCAACGAGTGTCGTATGGGCGCTGCCCGAGGCGGTTCGGCTGCCCCTGCCCGAAGAAGCGCACATCGAGTTCACCGTCGATATCGACCAGACTGGCGCGGTGACGCAGTGCACGGTCCTTGCCCTGGACTTGCCGGAGAATGGCCCGCGGGAGGATCCGTGCGCCAATCAACCCGACTACTATCCAGCGACCGATGAAGCGGGAAATCCGATCCCGTTACGGGTGCGGTTCCGGATGGAATTAACCCGGGAAGATGCTGCGCGCTGATGGCAGAGCGGCGACAAGGCAATTGATCTTGGACTTCCCGGCCCGTTTCACCTATCTGTCCTTCGCCATGCTGCGCCAGTTGCTCACCCTGCTTGCCGTCATCTCGGGCTTTACGCTCGTGGCGGAGCCCGTGTCGGCAACCGATCTGCGGGAAATCAGCGCGGCTGCCACTGCGGCACAGGACCTGGCGGATTGCCGCCCGGTCGTCGCTGCGCCATTGCAGTTGGCACAGGCCCGCCAGCGGGACCGGGTCGATACCCGCCGCTGCCAGCGTCGCATCGTCGTGATCACCCCGGCCGTGCAGCTACAGGCGGATCGCGCCCACGAATAGGCGCGCCGCCCGTTCCAGACGTCCGCATTTCCAGCAGGCCGCGCCAATCTCGCGCGGCCGCATCTCCATACTACCGACAGGAACCATGCCATGTGGCAGCAAGTCGCCAAATCCATCTTCGGCTCGTCCAACGACCGTTACGTCCGCTCGCTCGACAAGACCGTCGCCCGCATCAATGCGCTGGAAGACCAGCTCGTCGATTTCTCCGATGACGAATTGCGTGCGCAGACCGCCAAATTCCGCCTGCAACTGGAGGAGGGTAAGACCCTCGACGACATCCTGCCCGAAGCCTTCGCCACCGTGCGCGAGGCCTCGAAGCGGGTGCTCGGGATGCGCCACTTCGACGTGCAGATGGTGGGCGGCATCGTGCTCCACCGCGGCGAGATCGCGGAGATGAAGACGGGCGAGGGCAAGACGCTGGTCGCCACGCTTGCCACCTATCTGAACGCCATCGAAGGCAAGGGCGTCCACGTCGTCACCGTGAACGACTACCTCGCCGCTCGCGATGCCGAATGGATGGGCCGGCTGCACCGTTTCCTCGGTCTGACGATCGGTGTGATCGTGCCCAACCTGTCGGAACAGCAGCGGCGCGACGCCTATGCCGCCGACATTACCTACGGCACCAACAACGAACTGGGCTTCGATTACCTGCGCGACAACATGAAGCAGGAACGCCGCCAAATGGTGCAGCGGCCGTTCAACTATGCCATCGTCGACGAGGTGGACTCGATCCTGATCGACGAGGCGCGCACCCCGCTCATCATCTCCGGCCCGACCGAGGACAAGAGCGAGCTTTACCTCGCGCTGGACGCGGTCGTGAAGCAGCTGGTGGCCGATCAGGAGGCGATGGAGCGCGAGAACGGCGGCCCGCTGGCCGAGGGCGAGGGCTATTTCACCAAGGACGAAAAGGCCCGAAGCGTCTCCCTGACCGAGGACGGCGCGGAAGAGATCGAGCAGCGCCTCGCCGCTGCCGGCCTGATGACGACGGACAATCTCTACGACGTGGAGAATACCCAGATCGTCCATCACATGGATCAGGCGATGCGTGCCGTGGTGATGTTCAAGAAGGACACCGACTATATCGTCAAGGACGAGAAGGTCGTCATCATCGACGAGTTCACCGGGCGCATGATGGATGGCCGCCGCTGGTCGAACGGCCTGCACCAGGCGGTCGAGGCGAAGGAGGGCGCGGAGATCCAGCCCGAGAACCAGACGATGGCCTCCATCACCTTCCAGAACTATTTCCGCATGTATCCCAAGCTGAGCGGCATGACCGGCACCGCTGCCACCGAAGCGGCGGAATTCTGGGATATCTACAAGCTCAACGTGGTGGAAATTCCCACGAACGTGCCCGTCAGCCGCGTCGACGAGGATGACGAGTTCTACAAGAACACCCTCGACAAGTTTGCCGCCATCGCCAAGGCCATCCGCGAAAAGAGCGAGGCCGGGCAGCCGGTGCTGGTGGGCACGGTCAGCATCGAGAAAAGCGAACTGCTGAGCCAGTTCCTGGAACGCGAAGGCGTGAAGCACGAAGTGCTCAACGCGCGGTTCCACGAACAGGAAGCGCGTATCGTGGCCCAGGCGGGCCGCATCGGTGCCGTCACCATCGCCACCAACATGGCTGGCCGCGGCACCGACATCCAGCTTGGCGGCAATCTCGAATTCCGTATCGAGGAAGAGCTGACCGAGATGGAGGAGGGGCCGGAACGCGACGCCGCGATCGACCGCCTCAAGGCCGAGATCGCCGAGGAAAAGGCCACGGTGCTGGCTTCCGGCGGGCTGTTTGTGCTCGGCACCGAACGGCACGAGAGCCGGCGTATCGACAACCAGCTGCGCGGTCGTTCGGGCCGGCAGGGCGACCCCGGCCTGTCGCGTTTCTACCTCTGCCTGGAGGATGACCTGCTGCGCATCTTCGGCCCGGACACGCTGTTCGCCAAGATGATGAACGCCAACCTGGAAGATGGCGAGGCGATCGGGTCCAAATGGCTGAGCAAAGCCATCGAGACCGCGCAGAAAAAGGTCGAGGCGCGCAACTACGAGATGCGCAAGCAGGTCGTGCAGTACGACGACGTGATGAACGACCAGCGCAAGGTCATCTACGAGCAGCGCGCGGAAATCATGGATTCCGAGC
This is a stretch of genomic DNA from Aurantiacibacter arachoides. It encodes these proteins:
- the argJ gene encoding bifunctional glutamate N-acetyltransferase/amino-acid acetyltransferase ArgJ, which produces MDIARSPLARPFPEMQPIAGVSLRVARARYKSWDRADLTYVELVEGTTVAGVFTQNVCCSTEVEMGREQVRLGRGRALVVNAGNSNAFTGYRGREAVEAIMAQVAHRLDCRPSDVFVSSTGVIGVPLPKDKAEAGVAAALDAPEVSYEVAAQTIGTTDTFAKGATATAMLGDVRVTLNAIVKGSGMIAPDMATMLGYIFTDAAVEPAFLQSCLAAANRSTFSCITVDSDTSTSDTVLAFATGAAGNQPLTGFDDPGADAFAAALHDVCRQLAHLVVRDGEGATKFISVSISGAEDDESARRVGLAVANSPLVKTAIAGGDANWGRVVMAVGKAGEPANRDTLSIAFGGHWAARNGLPVEDYDEAPVAAHLAGEEVDITVDLGIGDGSATVWTCDLTHGYIAINADYRS
- a CDS encoding energy transducer TonB yields the protein MRSHIATVVAALSLTCPLAAAAQDTSGTSPRPLASPGEWIDPQDYPAEALRQNAAGVTGVRLQIDPRGMVRKCTVVSSSGHAILDDTACLRLEQRGEFEPARDGEGNRTDSTWSTSVVWALPEAVRLPLPEEAHIEFTVDIDQTGAVTQCTVLALDLPENGPREDPCANQPDYYPATDEAGNPIPLRVRFRMELTREDAAR
- the secA gene encoding preprotein translocase subunit SecA — encoded protein: MWQQVAKSIFGSSNDRYVRSLDKTVARINALEDQLVDFSDDELRAQTAKFRLQLEEGKTLDDILPEAFATVREASKRVLGMRHFDVQMVGGIVLHRGEIAEMKTGEGKTLVATLATYLNAIEGKGVHVVTVNDYLAARDAEWMGRLHRFLGLTIGVIVPNLSEQQRRDAYAADITYGTNNELGFDYLRDNMKQERRQMVQRPFNYAIVDEVDSILIDEARTPLIISGPTEDKSELYLALDAVVKQLVADQEAMERENGGPLAEGEGYFTKDEKARSVSLTEDGAEEIEQRLAAAGLMTTDNLYDVENTQIVHHMDQAMRAVVMFKKDTDYIVKDEKVVIIDEFTGRMMDGRRWSNGLHQAVEAKEGAEIQPENQTMASITFQNYFRMYPKLSGMTGTAATEAAEFWDIYKLNVVEIPTNVPVSRVDEDDEFYKNTLDKFAAIAKAIREKSEAGQPVLVGTVSIEKSELLSQFLEREGVKHEVLNARFHEQEARIVAQAGRIGAVTIATNMAGRGTDIQLGGNLEFRIEEELTEMEEGPERDAAIDRLKAEIAEEKATVLASGGLFVLGTERHESRRIDNQLRGRSGRQGDPGLSRFYLCLEDDLLRIFGPDTLFAKMMNANLEDGEAIGSKWLSKAIETAQKKVEARNYEMRKQVVQYDDVMNDQRKVIYEQRAEIMDSERVDDVVEDMRRDAINAIVADACPPGSYPEQWNVEQLRERIDEVLGLDVPLETWMEEHAVEPDLIDERLQDLAAQKMTDKIGDIPADAWRRVEKSILLERLDYHWKEHLATLDALRQVVFLRAYAQKTPINEYKQEAFGLFESMLETLREDVTKVLLTAEFRPSAPPPPRALPDLPSFLTGHIDPFTGEDNSNDGDGSATQAGLFGTLAASPVASTGSGGSQVADPYAAMNVSRNAPCPCGSGSKYKHCHGAQL